Proteins encoded in a region of the Psychromicrobium lacuslunae genome:
- a CDS encoding LacI family DNA-binding transcriptional regulator — MTEKPPTVYDVAAHAGVSIATVSRVLRRPDDVREATRSKVLDSVRELGYVPSASARGLAARRTGVVGVFFPGFDAAWEIPELSDAEDGLVRMVRDSDDSLGQRPPDLYFDAVLRGAELEAWRRGLVLMVGVGRGSDPESVVRDIAGRVDGLVVLARSVPDDLLNAIAHRIPVTLIAGPRRGDNFDHVSVANSEGIRALTQHVIRELNIRELQYLGGPADSPDDVERYAGYCEALRLAGLDPLALPPLRADFRRETARSVARELLAADKLPRALICANDQMALGVLDVLHRAGIAVPDRVIVTGFDGIDAGRASVPTLSTVFQPMETLGREAVRIMADRLDSPDAEPVSKRLPVTVLLRGSSDG, encoded by the coding sequence ATGACTGAAAAGCCACCCACTGTCTACGACGTCGCCGCCCACGCGGGGGTCTCGATCGCCACCGTTTCCCGGGTACTACGCAGGCCGGACGACGTGCGCGAGGCGACCCGCTCCAAGGTGCTGGACTCGGTACGAGAGCTAGGCTATGTGCCCAGCGCGAGCGCGCGCGGCTTGGCCGCCCGGCGCACCGGTGTGGTTGGCGTATTTTTTCCCGGCTTTGACGCCGCCTGGGAAATTCCGGAACTCTCCGACGCCGAAGACGGCTTGGTCCGAATGGTCCGGGACAGCGACGACAGTCTGGGCCAGCGCCCACCGGACCTCTACTTTGACGCCGTGCTGCGCGGCGCCGAATTAGAAGCTTGGCGCCGCGGGCTGGTCTTGATGGTTGGCGTTGGACGCGGCTCCGATCCAGAGTCAGTGGTGCGAGACATCGCTGGCCGAGTTGACGGATTAGTAGTTTTGGCCCGCAGCGTGCCGGATGATTTGCTCAATGCAATTGCGCATCGCATTCCGGTGACGCTCATTGCCGGGCCGCGCCGCGGGGATAACTTCGATCATGTTTCGGTCGCCAACTCCGAGGGCATCCGAGCGCTTACCCAGCACGTGATCAGGGAACTGAACATCCGTGAACTGCAATACCTAGGCGGCCCCGCAGACTCCCCCGACGACGTTGAACGTTACGCTGGCTATTGCGAGGCGCTACGGCTGGCTGGCCTGGACCCGCTCGCCTTGCCGCCACTGCGAGCGGACTTCCGCCGCGAAACGGCCCGCAGCGTAGCCCGGGAGTTGCTCGCGGCGGACAAGCTACCGCGCGCGCTGATCTGCGCCAACGACCAAATGGCGCTCGGCGTGCTGGACGTGCTGCACCGTGCCGGGATCGCGGTGCCTGATCGGGTGATAGTCACCGGCTTCGACGGCATTGACGCTGGCCGGGCCAGCGTGCCAACGCTCAGCACGGTTTTCCAGCCAATGGAAACGCTAGGCCGCGAGGCGGTCCGGATCATGGCTGATCGGCTTGATTCACCGGATGCCGAGCCGGTGAGTAAGCGGTTGCCGGTCACCGTATTGCTGCGCGGCAGCTCGGACGGGTAA
- a CDS encoding uracil-DNA glycosylase, which translates to MFAATPRALRDHEAVRERHSLLLHDPKIQPLRAWAADLSRRRFLSAGPTLVPHFDPAEAGVEARILILLEAPGPMTNSQNKRPGSGFISVDNNDKTAENCWNYRQEVGLHTGVLHWNIVPWYLGPASRKPNSSELAEGASETLSLLDLLPDLRVVLACGRFAQRGWERHISAQVRPNLTVIYTWHPSPLALNSSFRRQEFREALRRAASVAY; encoded by the coding sequence ATGTTTGCCGCCACTCCCCGAGCATTACGAGATCACGAGGCAGTGCGAGAACGCCACTCATTACTGCTTCACGATCCCAAAATTCAGCCGCTCAGGGCATGGGCCGCCGACCTCTCCCGACGGCGGTTCCTCTCAGCGGGGCCCACTTTGGTTCCACACTTCGATCCAGCCGAAGCTGGTGTCGAGGCCCGGATCTTGATTCTTCTTGAAGCACCCGGGCCCATGACCAACTCTCAGAATAAGCGGCCTGGTTCAGGTTTCATCTCGGTGGACAATAATGACAAGACGGCGGAGAACTGCTGGAACTACCGACAGGAAGTCGGCTTGCATACCGGAGTCTTACATTGGAACATCGTTCCCTGGTATTTAGGCCCTGCGAGCAGAAAACCTAACAGTTCAGAACTGGCAGAAGGTGCCAGCGAAACTCTCTCACTCCTCGACCTGCTTCCCGACCTCCGCGTCGTATTAGCTTGCGGCCGGTTTGCCCAACGAGGCTGGGAACGACATATTTCTGCCCAAGTTCGCCCGAACCTTACGGTAATCTACACCTGGCACCCGTCCCCGCTCGCACTCAACAGTTCATTTCGAAGGCAAGAGTTCCGTGAAGCACTTCGGCGAGCGGCAAGCGTAGCCTACTAA
- a CDS encoding TetR/AcrR family transcriptional regulator — MGISGPAEQRRRDRESRGLSIAQQARLLAESEGWDGLTVRRLATEIGYSQPVIYSHFPGGKTELMTVIAQQGFVELAEQLEAASHVTAAEAAPVEKPRRVSPDGQDVPVSLETLRAASQAYLGFAASNPATYDAMFTLPIDSVFGEEKTPEPQRRAFNEVARLTADESAAELLWSTLHGLATLERAGRLRENAAAQRLDVLVSKFG, encoded by the coding sequence ATGGGTATTTCTGGTCCGGCAGAACAGCGGCGACGTGATCGAGAGTCACGGGGTCTGTCAATTGCGCAACAGGCCCGGCTACTGGCTGAATCGGAGGGCTGGGATGGGCTCACCGTGCGGCGCCTCGCCACCGAGATCGGCTACAGCCAACCGGTGATCTATTCGCATTTTCCAGGCGGCAAAACCGAGCTGATGACGGTGATCGCCCAGCAAGGGTTCGTCGAACTGGCGGAGCAGTTGGAAGCTGCGAGTCACGTGACTGCTGCCGAAGCTGCTCCTGTCGAAAAACCGCGAAGGGTTTCCCCCGATGGTCAAGACGTGCCGGTTTCGCTCGAAACGCTGCGGGCGGCCTCGCAGGCTTACCTCGGCTTCGCGGCGAGTAACCCGGCTACCTACGATGCGATGTTCACGCTGCCGATCGATTCTGTTTTTGGCGAAGAAAAGACCCCGGAGCCACAACGTCGAGCCTTCAACGAAGTAGCCCGGCTGACGGCTGACGAGTCAGCCGCCGAGCTGCTCTGGAGCACCCTGCACGGCCTGGCAACTCTTGAGCGTGCCGGTCGGTTGCGGGAGAATGCAGCTGCGCAGCGACTGGACGTTCTGGTGAGTAAATTCGGCTGA
- a CDS encoding anthrone oxygenase family protein — MLEILSTITVTVTGVLVGVEFAVAVFINPIFNRLPRESALAARSDGARLLGRVMPFWYIGSLLLTVGWAILAWDSTAGGLALTGAALLAASVLLSILLLVPINSRAANWSASSAPDDWAQQLQSWDRLHYIRVAIILAGLAMLVIALQK; from the coding sequence ATGCTTGAGATTTTGTCCACCATCACAGTTACCGTCACCGGCGTTCTCGTCGGCGTCGAATTCGCCGTGGCAGTCTTTATTAACCCAATTTTCAACCGACTACCCAGGGAGTCGGCACTCGCCGCCCGCAGCGACGGCGCCAGACTCCTGGGCCGAGTGATGCCCTTCTGGTACATCGGCTCACTGCTCCTCACCGTAGGCTGGGCGATTCTCGCCTGGGACAGCACCGCGGGCGGGCTCGCGCTGACCGGGGCAGCCCTGCTCGCCGCCAGCGTACTGCTCTCGATTCTGCTGTTGGTGCCGATCAACTCGCGGGCAGCGAACTGGTCTGCGAGCAGCGCCCCGGACGATTGGGCTCAGCAGCTGCAAAGCTGGGATCGCTTGCACTACATCAGGGTTGCCATCATCCTGGCCGGGCTCGCCATGCTGGTCATCGCCCTTCAGAAATAA
- a CDS encoding ABC transporter substrate-binding protein, whose translation MRMHQQPAPRAAQSNTAHPERAKRHRRFNRFTAFAAASAAALLALTACSIKITSQPDPSIPKDTMLLAADKGTPMMEKNFNPYLSNKRVAASYIYEPLLVTNALDGKQTPWLASGYTLPNASTIDYTIRSGVKWSDGQPFTASDVKFTFDLLKKYPTLDIKGAWQHIDSMQVEDRGASGQHLVVKLKGADAPAQSIISLTLIVPEHLWKDQPNPDTWRNPDPVGTGPYTLGNFAAQQYTMNKNQDYWQADKIQVNHLVLPASTSQLDVVTKGFDWAYAYMSNVQGTWEAANPGNKYWFPPGGVISLVPNLSKAPFSDLKVRQGISLALDRDKIAGVATENYMQAAGQTGLLLPNQQDQLDPSIADQGIVKQNTKAALEAFAQAGYTQQDGKLVNAAGKQLSFAITTANGYTDWLRAVQEVRKQLAALGIQVDIKQPQPAGYQQAIQNGDFEVAMGGMGGGDLFQAFNNLLSSEFYAPVGKQAAANFQRFKDPAVDVLLDDYKKTTDPKQQTQLNYKLQQAVYTQLPVIGMYYGGLWGLYNTSKFTGWPDANNPYAPPQTYDSTPLLVFTHLKLVGADAQAGNAAAKEG comes from the coding sequence ATGAGGATGCACCAGCAGCCAGCACCCCGCGCAGCACAGTCGAATACCGCACACCCCGAGCGAGCCAAACGGCACCGACGATTCAATAGATTCACCGCGTTTGCCGCCGCTAGCGCTGCCGCGCTGTTAGCCCTCACCGCTTGCTCGATCAAAATCACCTCACAGCCGGACCCCTCGATCCCCAAGGACACCATGCTCCTTGCCGCGGACAAGGGCACCCCGATGATGGAGAAGAACTTCAACCCCTACCTGAGCAATAAACGGGTGGCCGCCAGCTACATCTATGAGCCGTTGCTGGTCACCAATGCGCTCGACGGCAAGCAGACGCCGTGGCTGGCCAGTGGTTATACCTTGCCGAACGCGAGCACCATTGACTACACCATCAGGTCCGGCGTGAAGTGGTCCGATGGACAACCTTTCACCGCATCTGACGTCAAGTTCACCTTCGATCTGCTGAAGAAATACCCCACCCTGGACATTAAAGGGGCCTGGCAACACATCGACAGTATGCAGGTGGAAGATCGCGGTGCCAGCGGCCAGCACCTAGTGGTGAAGCTGAAGGGCGCTGACGCACCCGCGCAGTCGATCATTTCGCTCACCCTGATCGTGCCCGAACACCTCTGGAAAGATCAGCCGAACCCGGACACTTGGCGTAACCCCGATCCGGTCGGCACCGGACCCTATACCCTCGGCAACTTTGCTGCCCAGCAGTACACCATGAATAAGAATCAGGACTACTGGCAGGCAGATAAGATCCAGGTCAATCACCTGGTGCTACCAGCCTCGACCAGCCAGCTCGACGTCGTGACCAAGGGTTTCGATTGGGCCTACGCCTATATGAGCAATGTGCAGGGCACCTGGGAAGCCGCAAACCCGGGCAATAAGTACTGGTTCCCACCGGGAGGCGTGATCAGCTTAGTGCCGAACCTCAGCAAGGCACCGTTCAGTGACCTTAAGGTTCGGCAAGGCATCTCGCTGGCACTGGATCGGGACAAGATCGCCGGGGTGGCCACCGAGAACTACATGCAGGCCGCTGGCCAAACCGGCTTGCTGCTGCCCAATCAGCAGGATCAATTGGACCCCTCTATTGCCGATCAGGGCATCGTCAAGCAGAACACCAAGGCTGCCTTAGAAGCCTTCGCCCAAGCCGGTTACACCCAACAGGACGGGAAGCTCGTCAATGCGGCCGGCAAGCAATTGAGCTTCGCGATTACCACCGCGAACGGTTATACCGACTGGTTACGCGCCGTGCAGGAAGTCCGCAAGCAACTCGCCGCGCTGGGCATTCAGGTAGACATCAAACAACCACAACCCGCTGGCTACCAGCAAGCCATTCAGAACGGTGACTTCGAGGTAGCGATGGGCGGCATGGGCGGCGGCGACCTTTTCCAAGCCTTCAATAATCTGCTCTCCAGTGAGTTCTATGCCCCGGTCGGCAAGCAGGCAGCCGCCAATTTCCAGCGTTTCAAGGATCCGGCCGTCGATGTGCTCCTGGATGACTATAAAAAGACCACCGACCCGAAGCAGCAGACCCAGCTGAACTACAAGTTGCAGCAAGCGGTCTACACCCAGCTGCCGGTGATCGGGATGTATTACGGCGGGCTCTGGGGACTCTACAACACCTCGAAATTCACTGGCTGGCCGGATGCCAACAACCCCTACGCGCCGCCGCAAACCTACGATTCAACACCACTGTTGGTTTTCACTCATCTCAAGCTCGTCGGTGCTGATGCTCAAGCCGGCAACGCCGCGGCGAAGGAAGGCTGA
- a CDS encoding ABC transporter permease, which produces MRYIARKLGLFVLTLWAAITLNFLLPRLMPGSPTDAAIAKLSQNGPVTAATRAAIEAQLGVPGGNLWDQYVNYLHQVVTLDFGVSYTFYPQSVSELIGQAFPYTVLLVGLVTVVAFVLGTLIGVFAAWRRNTWADALPTLSGSFLSTFPYFWTALLLLFFLGYVLHWFPTSGAYGPTASPAFSWDFTVDALYHALLPALTILLTSLGGWILGMRNAMIGTLGDDYVTFAQANGLKGGTVAIKYAARNAILPNLTGFGLALGGVVGGSILVEQVFGYPGIGYLLFNSVIGQDYPLMQALFLMITVSVLVANFIVDILYGVLDPRTRR; this is translated from the coding sequence ATGCGTTATATCGCTCGCAAGCTCGGCCTATTCGTGCTCACCCTGTGGGCAGCCATCACGCTCAACTTTCTGCTCCCCCGGCTGATGCCGGGCTCCCCCACTGATGCGGCGATTGCCAAACTCTCGCAGAATGGCCCGGTCACCGCAGCCACCCGCGCAGCGATCGAGGCGCAGCTCGGCGTCCCCGGCGGCAACCTCTGGGACCAATATGTGAACTATCTGCATCAAGTGGTCACCCTGGATTTCGGAGTTTCTTATACCTTCTATCCACAGTCCGTTTCAGAGTTAATTGGTCAGGCCTTTCCCTACACGGTGCTGCTGGTTGGTTTGGTCACCGTGGTGGCCTTCGTGCTCGGCACCCTGATCGGCGTCTTCGCGGCCTGGCGACGGAATACCTGGGCGGACGCGCTGCCCACCCTCAGCGGTAGTTTTCTCAGCACTTTCCCGTACTTCTGGACCGCGCTCTTGCTGCTTTTTTTCCTGGGATATGTGCTGCACTGGTTCCCCACCTCGGGAGCTTATGGCCCGACGGCGAGCCCAGCCTTCAGTTGGGACTTCACCGTCGACGCGCTGTACCACGCACTGCTACCGGCGCTGACCATTCTGCTCACCTCGCTGGGCGGCTGGATTCTCGGTATGCGTAACGCGATGATCGGCACGCTGGGCGATGATTACGTCACCTTCGCCCAGGCCAATGGCTTGAAGGGCGGCACCGTGGCGATTAAGTACGCCGCCCGGAACGCGATTCTGCCCAACCTGACCGGTTTCGGCCTGGCCTTGGGCGGTGTGGTTGGCGGCTCGATTCTGGTGGAGCAGGTCTTCGGCTACCCCGGCATCGGCTATCTGCTCTTCAACTCGGTGATCGGCCAGGATTACCCGCTCATGCAGGCACTCTTCCTGATGATCACGGTGAGTGTCTTAGTGGCCAACTTTATCGTCGACATCCTGTACGGCGTGCTCGATCCGAGGACCCGGCGATGA
- a CDS encoding ABC transporter permease produces the protein MSASHVTDPGAVSPSAAETAVGRRPPGAFAVIGRIASTLWSNWKSRLGLIILGLFVLVAIFAPLLAPYGASDDSFVRNADASAEHWMGTTAAGEDVLSQLIYGARISVLVGFIAGLFSTAVAVLIGLSWGYIRGFAAEVVGFIVNLFLVVPGMPLMIVIAAYLQNGGLTMIIAVITITGWAWGARVLRSQTQSLRSRDFVTAARFSGDSGFRVVFSEILPNMTSIIAGSFFGAATAAILAEAGLEFLGLGDSSLVSWGTILYWAQNSNALLTGQWILLFAPGLCIALLAMSLTLINFGVDAIGNPRLREGKARKTSTPLATEGISK, from the coding sequence ATGAGCGCCAGCCACGTTACTGACCCCGGCGCAGTTAGCCCCAGCGCCGCCGAGACCGCCGTCGGACGTCGGCCCCCTGGCGCCTTCGCGGTCATCGGCCGGATCGCTTCAACCCTGTGGTCTAACTGGAAATCCCGACTTGGTCTGATCATTCTTGGCCTCTTCGTGCTGGTGGCGATTTTCGCCCCGCTACTGGCACCCTACGGCGCTAGCGACGATAGCTTCGTACGTAACGCGGATGCCAGCGCCGAGCATTGGATGGGCACCACTGCCGCGGGCGAAGACGTGCTCAGCCAACTCATTTACGGTGCCCGGATCAGCGTGCTGGTTGGCTTTATTGCCGGGCTGTTCTCCACCGCCGTCGCGGTACTGATCGGCCTGAGTTGGGGCTATATCCGCGGCTTCGCGGCCGAAGTGGTGGGTTTTATTGTGAACCTCTTCCTGGTGGTTCCCGGGATGCCGCTAATGATCGTGATCGCCGCCTACCTTCAAAACGGCGGGCTGACCATGATCATCGCGGTGATCACCATCACCGGCTGGGCGTGGGGTGCCAGAGTGCTGCGCAGTCAAACCCAATCGCTGCGCTCCCGGGATTTCGTCACCGCCGCCAGGTTCTCCGGGGACAGCGGTTTCCGGGTGGTGTTCAGCGAGATCCTGCCCAATATGACCTCGATCATCGCTGGCAGCTTCTTCGGCGCCGCCACCGCGGCGATCCTCGCCGAAGCCGGTCTGGAGTTCCTCGGGCTCGGCGATTCCAGTCTGGTCTCCTGGGGCACCATCCTGTACTGGGCGCAAAACTCCAATGCGCTGCTCACCGGTCAGTGGATTCTGCTGTTCGCACCGGGCCTGTGCATTGCCTTGCTGGCAATGAGCCTCACGCTGATCAACTTCGGCGTCGACGCGATCGGCAATCCGCGGCTGCGAGAAGGTAAAGCCCGCAAAACCAGCACACCACTCGCGACGGAAGGAATCAGCAAATGA
- a CDS encoding ABC transporter ATP-binding protein: MSQPKHSAPSAEPTKLTGALPATSLLDVRNLSVVYESAGQDPVQAVDSVSFTVAKGEFVGLVGESGSGKSTLGFAITRLQKPPARTNGGEIRFAGQDIRELDEERLRQQRQGGFAMVLQSGMNALNPVRTIRNHFVDIFKAHRHVPKVRWDERMAELMEKVELDAEVLSRYPGELSGGMRQRVSIALALSLEPELMVFDEPTTALDVLVQHAIMDTIRSLQASEGFTAVLISHDLGIVLEVTERVLVMHEGRIVEDASSQDILVRPQDAYTQMLLSHYADPRAEVIELPGFGVSTATNAQRQADTHDTENEPVQLASAGRTQQAAIVVEDVAKVYPRPRRGEPEVQALSGVSFRLEPGEALALVGASGSGKSTLAKLITGVEKPSSGQVQFGEAAIPELGRRALREVHRKVQMIFQDPYAALNPLHTVEHTLSRPVHNFTELKGSAVRQRVLELLETVGLTPVEQFAQKLPHQLSGGQRQRVVIARALASNPQVLIADEPVSMLDVTLRAGVLALLRDLREERGLSLLYITHDLLSARLVTDNIMVLENGRVVERGATADVLQHPSHDYTIRLLEAVPNPRRGLKEPTR, from the coding sequence ATGAGCCAGCCGAAACATTCAGCGCCGAGTGCCGAGCCGACGAAGCTCACCGGGGCCCTGCCAGCTACCAGCTTGCTCGATGTCAGGAATCTTTCCGTGGTCTACGAATCAGCGGGCCAGGATCCCGTTCAGGCCGTGGACAGCGTCTCCTTCACCGTGGCCAAGGGCGAATTCGTCGGCTTGGTCGGCGAGTCTGGTTCGGGAAAGTCCACTCTGGGATTCGCAATCACTCGACTGCAAAAGCCCCCGGCACGGACCAATGGCGGCGAAATTCGCTTCGCCGGGCAAGACATTCGAGAGCTGGACGAGGAACGGTTACGCCAGCAACGCCAGGGCGGCTTCGCGATGGTCCTGCAATCGGGCATGAACGCGCTCAACCCAGTGCGCACCATCCGAAATCACTTTGTCGATATTTTCAAGGCACATCGCCACGTTCCCAAAGTACGGTGGGATGAGCGAATGGCAGAGCTGATGGAAAAGGTAGAGCTCGACGCCGAGGTGTTGAGCCGCTACCCCGGCGAGCTCTCCGGCGGCATGCGGCAGCGGGTTTCGATTGCCCTAGCCCTTTCCCTCGAGCCGGAACTAATGGTCTTCGACGAACCGACCACCGCGCTGGACGTCTTGGTGCAGCACGCCATTATGGACACCATCCGTTCCTTGCAAGCTTCCGAGGGCTTCACCGCGGTGCTAATCAGTCATGATCTGGGCATTGTTTTGGAGGTGACCGAACGAGTGTTGGTGATGCACGAGGGGCGCATTGTGGAGGACGCCTCGAGCCAAGACATCCTGGTACGCCCGCAAGACGCCTACACCCAGATGTTGCTCAGCCACTATGCCGATCCCCGGGCCGAGGTGATCGAACTACCGGGCTTCGGTGTCTCCACAGCGACTAACGCACAACGCCAGGCCGATACTCACGACACCGAAAACGAACCGGTGCAACTGGCTTCGGCAGGCCGAACTCAGCAGGCTGCGATCGTGGTCGAGGACGTCGCCAAGGTTTACCCGCGTCCGCGCCGCGGCGAGCCGGAAGTTCAAGCTCTCTCCGGCGTCAGTTTTCGGCTGGAACCTGGTGAAGCGCTGGCCTTGGTCGGTGCCTCGGGCAGCGGAAAGTCCACCTTGGCAAAGCTGATCACCGGGGTGGAAAAACCCAGCTCTGGCCAGGTGCAGTTTGGCGAAGCAGCGATCCCCGAATTGGGTCGGCGGGCACTGCGCGAGGTGCACCGCAAGGTCCAGATGATCTTCCAGGATCCTTACGCTGCGCTGAACCCGCTGCACACCGTAGAGCACACCTTGAGCCGACCCGTGCACAATTTCACCGAGCTGAAGGGCAGTGCGGTACGCCAGCGAGTCCTTGAGTTATTAGAGACCGTGGGCCTCACCCCGGTGGAACAGTTTGCCCAGAAGCTGCCGCACCAGCTCTCCGGCGGGCAGCGGCAACGAGTGGTGATCGCCCGGGCTTTGGCGAGCAACCCGCAGGTGCTGATTGCCGATGAGCCGGTCTCGATGCTGGATGTCACGTTGCGGGCCGGGGTGCTGGCCTTGCTGCGGGACCTGCGCGAAGAACGCGGGCTGAGCCTGCTCTACATCACCCATGATCTGCTCAGTGCCCGGCTGGTCACCGACAACATTATGGTGCTAGAAAATGGTCGGGTGGTGGAACGCGGAGCAACCGCGGATGTCCTGCAGCACCCGAGCCACGACTACACCATTCGACTACTCGAAGCGGTACCCAACCCGCGTCGAGGCCTCAAGGAGCCAACTCGATGA
- a CDS encoding alpha/beta fold hydrolase, translating into MTLPIARLDNFKKVPPFGDFPIPAGVEVIGIPAEVGTLTALHSTPRVPQDQAKPGGIPCGTVLIVPGFTGSKEDFLSFLPLLAEQGWNVWVYSQRGQADSSAPLGTENYSLEKQASDVVEVASLISPSPVHLLGHSLGGVIASAAAIASPSSFRSLTMFCSGPHGWPDRHLETTETVTRTGSLGLWERDNPELIDASDAELGPEVAFLRMRAAHTSNDNLLAGAEILRNHQDPSAALRGSGLPVLVTHGQDDEAWPQSAQRQLALDIGERAQYRVIPAGAHSPQLEAPQASAATLDAFWHSLAVSDS; encoded by the coding sequence ATGACGCTACCCATTGCACGCTTGGACAACTTTAAGAAAGTCCCGCCGTTCGGGGACTTCCCGATCCCAGCAGGGGTTGAGGTGATCGGAATACCAGCCGAGGTGGGTACCCTGACCGCTCTACACAGCACGCCTCGGGTGCCACAAGATCAAGCCAAGCCCGGCGGCATCCCGTGTGGCACGGTGCTGATTGTGCCGGGGTTCACCGGTTCCAAAGAGGACTTTCTGAGCTTCCTGCCACTGCTGGCGGAGCAAGGCTGGAACGTGTGGGTCTATAGCCAACGCGGTCAGGCGGATTCTTCGGCACCGTTGGGAACGGAAAATTATTCACTAGAAAAGCAGGCGTCCGATGTCGTCGAAGTCGCCTCACTGATCAGTCCCTCGCCGGTACACCTGCTCGGCCACAGCCTGGGCGGCGTGATCGCCTCGGCCGCCGCGATCGCCTCGCCTTCGAGTTTCCGCAGCCTGACCATGTTCTGCTCCGGACCGCACGGCTGGCCTGATCGGCATCTGGAGACCACTGAAACCGTGACTCGAACCGGCAGTCTCGGGCTCTGGGAACGGGACAACCCTGAATTGATTGACGCCAGCGATGCCGAACTCGGCCCGGAAGTGGCTTTCCTGCGGATGCGAGCCGCGCACACCTCGAACGACAATCTGCTTGCGGGTGCCGAGATCCTCCGCAACCACCAAGACCCCAGTGCCGCTCTCCGCGGCAGCGGCTTACCGGTGCTGGTCACCCACGGTCAAGACGACGAAGCCTGGCCGCAAAGTGCACAACGGCAGCTGGCACTAGACATCGGCGAACGGGCGCAATACCGGGTGATTCCGGCTGGAGCACACTCACCACAGCTCGAGGCTCCGCAGGCCTCAGCCGCCACTCTCGATGCCTTTTGGCACTCGCTCGCAGTATCAGATTCCTAA
- a CDS encoding glycoside hydrolase family 1 protein — MLSFPDGFLWGAATAAHQIEGNNVNSDWWVKEHTPGTSIVEPSGDAADSYHRYREDMKLLADAGLNSYRFSIEWSRIEPERGCVSRAEIDHYRRMVEAAHEFGLNPVVTLMHFTVPRWMHDAGFWRNPEAPELFARYTELALPVVSEGVDYVCTINEPNIAAMIAGGEDASNLVAYGLPNPDLHVADALLESHHRSREVLSSVSGLKTGWTVATQAFHSTGEPSVDGGPSADEKLREYGYPRDDWYLEQSAGDDFVGVQAYTRTFIGPQGPLPVSAEVETTLTGWEFFPPALEIGVRSAWELSGGVPVMVTENGIATADDSRRIAYTEDALQGLHAAIADGIDVRGYLHWSALDNYEWASGYRPTFGLIGFDRETFERRPKPSLAWLGSVAQRNGLG, encoded by the coding sequence ATGCTCAGTTTCCCCGACGGATTCCTCTGGGGGGCAGCCACCGCCGCCCATCAGATCGAGGGAAACAATGTGAACAGCGACTGGTGGGTCAAGGAGCACACTCCCGGCACCTCCATCGTTGAGCCCAGCGGCGACGCAGCGGATAGCTACCATCGCTACCGCGAGGATATGAAGCTGCTCGCCGATGCCGGGTTGAATTCCTATCGGTTCTCCATTGAGTGGTCCCGGATCGAGCCGGAACGGGGGTGTGTTTCGCGTGCCGAGATCGATCACTATCGCCGAATGGTTGAAGCAGCACACGAATTCGGCCTGAACCCGGTGGTCACGCTCATGCACTTCACCGTGCCGCGTTGGATGCACGACGCCGGCTTCTGGCGCAATCCGGAAGCGCCAGAACTCTTCGCCCGTTATACCGAGCTGGCGCTGCCAGTGGTTTCCGAAGGGGTGGACTACGTCTGCACCATTAATGAGCCAAATATCGCCGCGATGATCGCCGGCGGTGAAGACGCCTCTAATCTGGTCGCCTACGGCCTGCCGAACCCGGATCTACACGTCGCCGATGCGTTGCTCGAATCGCACCACCGTTCCCGCGAGGTGCTCTCCTCGGTCTCCGGGTTGAAAACCGGCTGGACGGTAGCCACCCAGGCCTTCCACTCCACCGGTGAACCCAGCGTCGATGGTGGCCCGAGCGCCGATGAAAAACTCCGTGAATACGGTTATCCGCGCGACGACTGGTACTTAGAGCAATCCGCGGGTGACGATTTTGTCGGCGTGCAGGCCTACACCCGAACCTTCATTGGCCCGCAGGGTCCGCTGCCGGTTTCCGCCGAGGTGGAGACCACACTGACCGGCTGGGAATTCTTCCCGCCTGCCCTTGAAATAGGAGTTCGCAGCGCCTGGGAGCTCTCGGGAGGCGTGCCCGTGATGGTCACCGAAAATGGCATTGCCACCGCCGATGACAGCCGCCGGATCGCCTACACCGAGGATGCTTTGCAAGGCTTACACGCAGCCATCGCCGACGGCATTGACGTGCGTGGCTACCTGCATTGGAGCGCACTGGACAACTACGAATGGGCCAGCGGTTACCGACCAACCTTCGGTCTCATCGGTTTCGACCGGGAGACCTTCGAACGGCGACCCAAGCCCTCGCTGGCTTGGTTGGGATCGGTGGCGCAGCGGAACGGGCTGGGCTGA